The following are encoded together in the Armatimonadota bacterium genome:
- the speB gene encoding agmatinase, whose translation MAEALSTSDVARLYGDVPPFMAIAQVRNLAKLDADAAIVGMPYDGLATFRGGATRRGPQEIRKFSLLFGGYNFDWDLDVFEHLRVADVGDVDVAPGDNAESYARFEARLGAVLAAGAVPISLGGDHGITYPAVKAVSEHHGDPLGFLVFDTHLDLSESFGGDRLTRASPILRISELEAVDPKRIAIIGARGPRNLPEWTPLYRQLGISVFPMEQVESEGIESVTEKARRIATAGGARLYVSIDIDSVDPAYAPGTNSPEPGGLTAREILRGLRVAAREGFAGFDVVEVSPDFDNPSGTTSVLAARLVAEALACLAAQKAKRVDGWRTAHHGPVGARN comes from the coding sequence ATGGCAGAGGCGCTAAGCACCAGCGATGTCGCGAGACTCTACGGCGACGTTCCCCCCTTCATGGCCATCGCCCAAGTGAGGAATCTGGCCAAGCTTGATGCCGATGCCGCGATCGTCGGCATGCCCTATGACGGACTCGCGACCTTCCGCGGCGGCGCCACAAGGCGCGGACCGCAGGAGATCCGCAAGTTCTCTCTCCTCTTCGGCGGCTACAACTTCGATTGGGATCTGGACGTCTTCGAGCACCTGCGCGTCGCGGATGTGGGCGACGTGGACGTGGCGCCGGGCGACAATGCGGAGAGCTACGCGCGCTTCGAGGCGCGCCTTGGCGCTGTTCTGGCGGCTGGCGCGGTGCCGATCAGCCTCGGCGGCGATCACGGCATCACCTATCCGGCGGTCAAGGCGGTTTCCGAACATCACGGCGACCCTCTGGGCTTCCTGGTCTTCGACACACATCTCGATCTCAGCGAAAGCTTCGGCGGCGACCGGCTGACGCGCGCCTCCCCCATCCTGCGGATCTCGGAACTCGAGGCGGTGGATCCGAAGCGGATCGCCATCATCGGCGCCCGCGGGCCGCGCAACCTGCCGGAATGGACGCCGCTCTACCGGCAGCTCGGCATCTCGGTCTTCCCGATGGAGCAGGTCGAGAGCGAGGGCATCGAGTCAGTGACCGAGAAGGCGCGGCGGATTGCGACCGCCGGCGGCGCGCGGCTCTATGTCAGCATCGACATCGATAGCGTCGACCCGGCCTATGCGCCGGGGACCAACAGCCCGGAGCCCGGCGGCCTGACCGCACGCGAGATTCTGCGGGGCCTGCGAGTCGCCGCGCGCGAGGGCTTCGCGGGTTTCGACGTCGTCGAGGTGTCACCCGATTTCGACAATCCAAGCGGCACGACCAGCGTGCTGGCCGCGCGCCTGGTCGCCGAAGCCTTGGCATGCCTGGCGGCGCAGAAGGCGAAACGAGTGGACGGCTGGCGCACGGCTCATCATGGGCCGGTTGGCGCCCGGAACTGA
- a CDS encoding BMP family protein, which yields MTIRRRDIIISGALAGALAFASGPVFADEFKAAIVMPGNITDQSWNQTGYEGIMRAKETLGIVVAYSEKVTQPDQLEAMSDYARRGYNVVIGHGGEFVDAAERASERFPDTMFVVTNGFVSKDNLASVTFDFKQFGYVLGFLGGKMSKAGTGGYVSAQKIQVATDLEAGFKEGFQSVHPDAEIFVSYTNDWDDVAKAKEAARNQFDEGADVVFPLLDNGQIGALQAAKEAGGWSFGVWQDVYENWPDTVLQSAVMDFRIALVDFLALAKDGKAEGKVYKFGIGTDAGTLGTYNPSIPEDVVNETEAVIEKLKSGELKL from the coding sequence ATGACCATCCGCAGGAGAGACATCATCATATCTGGCGCGCTCGCCGGCGCGCTGGCTTTCGCATCGGGCCCGGTGTTCGCCGACGAATTCAAGGCGGCCATCGTGATGCCTGGTAACATCACCGACCAGTCGTGGAACCAGACGGGCTACGAAGGCATCATGCGTGCCAAGGAGACCCTCGGGATCGTGGTCGCCTATAGCGAGAAGGTCACCCAGCCCGACCAGCTCGAGGCCATGTCAGACTATGCCCGGCGCGGCTACAATGTGGTGATCGGCCATGGCGGCGAGTTCGTCGATGCCGCCGAGCGGGCCTCCGAGCGGTTCCCGGACACCATGTTCGTGGTGACCAACGGCTTCGTCTCGAAGGACAACCTCGCCTCGGTCACCTTCGATTTCAAGCAGTTCGGTTATGTGCTTGGTTTTCTTGGCGGCAAAATGTCAAAGGCAGGCACGGGCGGCTATGTGAGCGCCCAGAAGATCCAGGTTGCCACGGATCTGGAGGCGGGCTTTAAGGAAGGCTTCCAAAGCGTTCATCCGGATGCGGAAATCTTTGTTTCCTACACTAATGACTGGGATGACGTGGCCAAGGCCAAGGAGGCCGCGCGCAACCAGTTCGACGAGGGCGCGGACGTGGTCTTCCCGCTACTGGACAACGGCCAGATCGGCGCCCTGCAGGCAGCCAAGGAAGCCGGCGGGTGGAGCTTCGGCGTCTGGCAGGACGTCTACGAGAACTGGCCGGACACTGTGCTGCAATCGGCGGTGATGGACTTCCGCATCGCACTGGTCGACTTCCTGGCACTCGCCAAGGACGGCAAGGCAGAGGGCAAGGTCTACAAGTTTGGCATCGGCACGGATGCCGGCACGCTGGGGACCTACAATCCATCAATCCCCGAGGACGTTGTCAACGAGACAGAGGCGGTGATCGAGAAGCTGAAGAGCGGCGAGCTCAAGCTCTGA
- a CDS encoding polysaccharide deacetylase yields MIRNPVPWPNGARCAAAITFDMDADSLVHIANPDRAPDMVATTSMLRYGPEVAVARILETYRRLEITQTFFVPAWCAENYPKAVEAMVNAGHEVALHSYIHELSFDFQRDEEHYWLSRSAESLTRIAGKRPRGWRAPMYSFSRHSAELLASEGFVYDSSLMGDDVPYMLESPAGRLVEMPAHWGMDDYPQYAHTPDIDYAVPVKAPSDAIRNYRDEFEAHYEHGGLWICIWHPFLTGRLARWHHIEKMLTEFRSRGDVWFASLEQIAEHVLKCEREGTYTPRVDKLPFYADRVPLHAVGARD; encoded by the coding sequence ATGATCCGAAATCCCGTACCCTGGCCGAACGGCGCGCGCTGCGCAGCGGCCATCACCTTCGATATGGACGCTGACAGCCTCGTGCATATTGCCAACCCGGACCGCGCGCCGGACATGGTCGCGACCACCTCGATGCTGCGCTACGGACCCGAGGTCGCGGTCGCGCGCATCCTCGAGACCTATCGCCGGCTCGAGATCACCCAGACCTTCTTCGTGCCGGCCTGGTGCGCCGAGAACTACCCGAAGGCGGTCGAGGCGATGGTCAATGCCGGCCACGAGGTGGCGCTGCACAGCTACATCCACGAGCTCTCGTTCGATTTCCAGCGCGACGAGGAGCATTACTGGCTGTCCCGCTCGGCCGAGAGCCTGACGCGGATCGCCGGCAAGCGCCCGCGCGGCTGGCGCGCGCCTATGTATTCCTTCTCGCGCCATTCGGCCGAGCTTCTGGCGTCCGAGGGCTTCGTCTACGACTCCTCGCTGATGGGCGACGACGTGCCCTATATGCTCGAGTCCCCGGCGGGACGTCTGGTCGAGATGCCGGCGCACTGGGGAATGGACGACTACCCGCAATACGCCCACACGCCGGATATCGACTACGCGGTGCCGGTGAAGGCGCCGAGCGACGCGATCCGCAACTACCGCGACGAGTTCGAGGCGCACTACGAGCATGGCGGCCTCTGGATCTGCATCTGGCACCCGTTCCTCACCGGGCGCCTGGCGCGATGGCACCATATCGAGAAGATGCTGACGGAGTTCCGCTCGCGAGGCGACGTGTGGTTCGCCTCGCTCGAGCAGATCGCCGAGCACGTGCTGAAATGCGAGCGCGAGGGAACCTATACGCCGCGCGTCGACAAGCTGCCCTTCTACGCGGACCGGGTGCCGCTGCATGCCGTGGGGGCGCGCGACTGA